ATACAGCATTGTTTCATTGATTGTCTTTCTgagcaaaactttttctcgtccCATAGATTTTCAAAGCCGACATTCAGTTCAGCGAAGCAATTAGGTGCCAGCTACTCATTAAACTGTCTAGATATGTTCCGCTGTCATCTAAACTACCACCGGATGTGATCAAACCGACAATGactttgacaaatgctgtactgaTCGCCTCCACAAGGAAACGGGAATATGTTTCAGACTCACAACCACAGTGGCTCTGACATTCTTGGAGCGTTGCGAAGTTGTTTCCGTTGGCCTGGCAACCACCGTAGATGAACTGCTCGCAGGTCTTTGTGTCTTTGTTGAAGTAGTAGCGAGGGAAGTAGCCCTTGCAAGGACCCGGATACTTTGGCTCCTGGCACGAAGTATCAGAGCTTGCTGCGACGGTTCATTACGGAAGCGCTGATTAAGAAAGCCTCCGTTACACATTAAAAGCACTCCGTTCGCTATCTATTGTGCTGCAATTTTCAGCAGAGGGCTGTTTCGCAATATTTTGCGAGAAAAAAAGGATGAAATGTTCAGTATCCGAATAGCAAAGCTGTTTCATTTGGGAATGCTGATAAAAACTTGTGTACAAACCACTGTTCTCAACAAAACATCATACTGTGATCGTAAATGCACGCCGCATTTTGTTTAGTttaatttatgggggtttaacgtcccaaagcgacttcacTTAACTTCATTTCTGGAGGCTctctctggctatgagagacgccgtagtgaagggctccgggaatttcgaccacctggggttctttaacatgcactgacatcacacagtacacgggcctctagaatttcgcctccatcgaaattcggctgccgcggccgggatcgaacccgcgtctttcgggccagcagccgaacgccataaccacttcgCCACCGTGGCGGCCCACACGCCGCATTTGCTAAATTAGTTGCGGTGACGTCGAAGACAGTTTTCTGGACATGAATTCCTGAACCTCTGTCACACCACCCTAAATTTTGAAACAGCGCTTGCAAAGTCCTCTTTGGCCACCTTGTAACTGGTTTCAGTCGATTAACGCGAAAACGTTTTGCTTCACATATTCCAGTTTTTAAGCAAAAATGTGCTTTTTGGTGCATTGCCACAAGGACTTCCATAAAATCGATCTTACTACTAAAAAAGATTGGATTGTGTTGCAGTTAGCCTCTCTTTAATAGACGTAACCAATGTATGTAATTTCAACCGCCCCTTAGAACGACTCACCAGAGGCACGTGTTTTCTGTCATATTCCACTCCCCTGAGTGCATTATTGGCGTTGTCTTCACGATGCAATAATCTACTGTTAAAGCATGTTGACCCAATACTTCCTCATAGTAGTGTCTGTTCAGCTGTTAGTGATGATGCTTCATGCGAAacgaaagtaaacaaaaagataCAGGAGCAGCCAGCCAGCGGAAGAACGGCTATTAGCAATCGCCGAGCTGTGGCACAAAAAACTCTTATGGATTGTCGATCGCCTATCTGTCCATTCTGTGCGTTGTTTTGGACTTCACGTAGGTATGAAATTAAGGTACGCGCCATATTACGCTTCCTAATTCCTGGCCCCATGCCGTGGAGGTAGCCGTGCACGTAGCCAGG
This region of Amblyomma americanum isolate KBUSLIRL-KWMA chromosome 5, ASM5285725v1, whole genome shotgun sequence genomic DNA includes:
- the LOC144134979 gene encoding tauPI-stichotoxin-Hcr2d-like isoform X1; amino-acid sequence: MDGRTMKFLVVLAIFGAALASSDTSCQEPKYPGPCKGYFPRYYFNKDTKTCEQFIYGGCQANGNNFATLQECQSHCG
- the LOC144134979 gene encoding tauPI-stichotoxin-Hcr2d-like isoform X2, translated to MNGLASGILASSDTSCQEPKYPGPCKGYFPRYYFNKDTKTCEQFIYGGCQANGNNFATLQECQSHCG